A single genomic interval of Syntrophobotulus glycolicus DSM 8271 harbors:
- a CDS encoding LysR family transcriptional regulator translates to MDLKQLKYFLAIAEEQQITAAAKKLHIAQPPLSYQLNLLEQELGVKLVKRGPRNVELTDAGKLLRKRAEQILDLASSAKHEVENYGKGLCGVLAVGTISSSGGVVPNQYMLEFTKYYPEVRFEIYEGNTFTVIEMLEKGIVDLGIVRTPFQQKMFDCRYAPLEPMVAVMTESRLCGQSEHNIELEELANQPLIIYRRFDALIQAVFAELGLEPFICCKNDDARTTLLWAQANFGIGIVPKSALLTIGPSQLICKEILHDKMKTRIAAIWMKNRYLSPLAQRFVELFGG, encoded by the coding sequence ATGGATTTAAAGCAGTTAAAATATTTTCTGGCCATTGCGGAGGAACAGCAGATTACGGCAGCAGCCAAAAAGCTGCATATTGCCCAGCCGCCGCTCAGTTATCAGCTTAACTTGCTGGAGCAGGAGCTCGGAGTGAAACTGGTCAAACGCGGACCGCGGAATGTGGAATTGACCGATGCGGGAAAGCTGCTGCGCAAACGGGCGGAGCAAATACTGGACCTGGCGTCTTCTGCCAAACATGAGGTTGAGAACTATGGAAAAGGTCTCTGCGGTGTATTGGCGGTGGGAACAATTTCATCCTCCGGAGGGGTCGTTCCTAATCAGTACATGCTGGAATTTACCAAGTATTATCCTGAGGTTCGATTTGAAATTTACGAGGGGAATACCTTTACCGTGATTGAAATGCTGGAAAAGGGGATCGTTGATTTGGGAATTGTGCGTACTCCCTTTCAGCAAAAGATGTTCGATTGCCGTTACGCACCGCTTGAGCCAATGGTGGCGGTGATGACGGAGAGCCGCCTTTGTGGACAAAGTGAGCACAATATTGAGCTTGAGGAATTGGCGAATCAGCCCCTGATTATCTACCGGCGGTTTGACGCCCTGATTCAGGCAGTATTTGCCGAGTTAGGCCTGGAGCCTTTTATCTGCTGTAAAAATGATGATGCGAGAACCACCCTTTTATGGGCGCAGGCCAATTTCGGGATTGGCATTGTACCCAAATCCGCTTTGCTCACCATAGGTCCCAGTCAATTAATCTGTAAAGAGATTTTGCATGATAAAATGAAAACACGTATTGCGGCAATCTGGATGAAAAACAGGTACCTTTCCCCGCTGGCCCAGAGATTCGTTGAATTGTTCGGGGGATAA
- a CDS encoding ABC transporter ATP-binding protein, translating to MFRLAAYLKEYKKECILGPIFKFLEVIFELLLPTIMALIINRGISQGDFGYVLSMGGLMVLMAFCGYGSALICQRFAAQASQGFGTVLRNTVFQRILSFSYTQIEQFGAPTLTNRVTNDINQLQQWVAMMIRLVSRAPFICLGSILMSFFLDVKLALILLAATPVLALIIFYLTKNSAPLYRSYQKKLDRLGAILRENLAGVRVIRAFSKTEEETARFGKANNDLMNNGFAIGWLSSFFNPLTSLVVNLMILLILWTGGLHIDSGRLSQGQIIALINYVNQILIALLVLSNLVILLTKSMASAARINEILDTPPGLSPAFPEALPEANAPVLEFRDVSFGYHQTGDHALEHISMAIHQGETIGIIGGTGSGKSTFVNLIPRFYDVTSGSILVNGIPVTQYPLPELRRKIGIVHQQALLFSGTIAENIRWGNADAGMDEVRAAAVTAQSEEFISNLPLGYDSPVRRGGSNLSGGQRQRLTIARALVSNPEILILDDASSALDFLTDARLRQAIRANSRVQTVLLVSQRVGVVRSADRILVFEDGKLAGTGTHEALFESCETYREICLSQLSGEEAQQ from the coding sequence TTGTTCAGGTTGGCTGCCTACCTGAAGGAATATAAAAAAGAATGTATTCTGGGGCCGATATTCAAATTCCTTGAGGTCATCTTTGAACTGCTTCTGCCGACGATTATGGCTCTGATTATCAATAGAGGCATATCCCAGGGCGACTTTGGTTATGTGTTGAGCATGGGCGGGCTGATGGTGCTCATGGCCTTCTGCGGCTATGGAAGCGCGCTCATTTGCCAGCGCTTTGCGGCTCAGGCCTCCCAGGGCTTCGGAACAGTTTTGCGCAACACGGTATTTCAGCGTATTCTGTCTTTTTCTTATACCCAAATTGAGCAATTCGGCGCACCTACTCTGACCAACCGAGTGACCAATGACATCAATCAACTCCAGCAGTGGGTTGCCATGATGATTCGTCTTGTCTCCCGGGCCCCGTTTATTTGTCTCGGTTCAATCCTGATGTCTTTTTTTCTGGACGTTAAGCTGGCTTTGATCCTGCTGGCCGCAACTCCGGTTTTAGCCCTGATTATCTTTTATCTGACGAAAAACAGCGCTCCGCTTTATCGCAGCTATCAGAAAAAGCTGGACCGGCTTGGAGCAATTTTACGTGAGAACCTTGCGGGAGTACGCGTTATCCGGGCTTTTTCCAAAACGGAAGAAGAAACCGCCCGTTTCGGCAAAGCTAATAACGACTTGATGAACAACGGCTTTGCCATCGGCTGGTTATCCTCTTTTTTCAACCCGCTGACTTCGCTGGTCGTCAATCTCATGATTTTACTGATTCTTTGGACCGGCGGTCTGCATATTGATAGCGGCCGGCTGTCCCAGGGACAGATTATTGCTTTAATCAACTATGTCAATCAAATTTTGATTGCGCTCCTGGTGTTGTCCAATCTGGTCATCCTGCTGACAAAGTCCATGGCTTCCGCCGCCAGAATCAATGAAATTTTGGACACGCCGCCGGGTCTGAGCCCTGCATTCCCGGAAGCGCTGCCGGAGGCAAACGCTCCTGTCCTTGAGTTCCGGGATGTCTCTTTCGGTTATCATCAAACTGGTGACCACGCACTTGAGCATATCAGCATGGCCATTCATCAGGGCGAAACCATCGGCATCATCGGCGGAACCGGTTCCGGAAAATCAACCTTCGTCAATCTGATCCCCCGTTTTTATGACGTGACTTCAGGCAGCATTCTGGTGAACGGCATACCCGTAACCCAGTATCCCCTGCCAGAACTGCGCCGAAAAATCGGTATCGTACACCAGCAAGCCCTGCTTTTTTCCGGGACGATAGCGGAAAATATCCGTTGGGGAAATGCAGACGCCGGTATGGATGAGGTCAGAGCCGCTGCCGTCACAGCTCAGTCCGAGGAATTCATCAGTAATCTGCCGCTGGGTTATGATTCCCCTGTCCGGCGAGGGGGCAGTAATCTGTCCGGGGGGCAGCGCCAGCGTCTGACGATCGCCCGCGCCCTTGTCTCCAACCCGGAAATCTTGATCCTTGATGATGCTTCCAGCGCACTGGATTTCCTGACCGATGCACGTCTGCGTCAAGCAATCCGGGCCAACAGCCGTGTTCAAACAGTCCTCTTGGTCTCCCAGCGCGTCGGTGTTGTTCGAAGCGCAGATCGTATCCTTGTTTTTGAAGACGGAAAACTGGCGGGGACCGGCACCCATGAAGCATTATTCGAAAGCTGTGAAACCTACCGGGAAATTTGCCTTTCCCAGCTTTCCGGAGAGGAGGCTCAACAATGA
- a CDS encoding FeoA family protein → MMSLAKGNLNTTYTVNSVKTDQEDIRKFLFTLGCYPGEKVTIISKLASNYIINIKDARYSIDEDLAKVIMI, encoded by the coding sequence ATGATGTCATTAGCGAAAGGGAACTTAAATACGACTTATACTGTAAATTCTGTAAAAACCGATCAGGAAGATATCCGTAAATTTTTATTTACGCTGGGGTGTTATCCCGGCGAAAAAGTAACGATTATTTCTAAGCTGGCCTCTAACTATATTATTAACATAAAAGATGCAAGGTATAGTATAGACGAGGATTTAGCAAAAGTCATTATGATATAA
- a CDS encoding SAM-dependent methyltransferase, with translation MSMDKAFYDNIIQNIFADPCEVKYWDGEVRRYGKGETKFRIDFHEAIAKSDFLSDPSLAFGEGYMQKKIDVDGALQGVIESIFNNQDSFLNEKKPYLKLARMISNNIRKSKEDVQYHYDIGNDFYQLWLDETMTYSCAYFQSPHDSLAQAQKNKVDHILRKLNLQAGQTLLDIGCGWGELILTAARTYGVKAMGVTLSKEQYARVLERIEEEKMGDLVEVRLIDFRELKGRTFDRIVSIGMIEHVGKVNLSGYFTAVKAFLNEGGVSLLHCITGYDGAGTNNWINKYIFPGGYIPAVDELVALLVANKFYLVDMESLREHYTKTLEHWSRNFEQALPVIRETKDETFIRMWRLYLNSCAASFHCGNIDLHQFLFTKGVKNDLPLTRRYMYE, from the coding sequence ATGAGTATGGACAAAGCGTTTTACGACAATATCATCCAAAATATTTTTGCTGATCCCTGTGAAGTGAAATATTGGGACGGGGAAGTCAGGCGGTATGGTAAAGGGGAGACCAAATTCAGGATTGATTTTCATGAGGCCATTGCCAAATCAGATTTTCTCAGTGATCCTTCTTTAGCCTTTGGTGAAGGATATATGCAGAAAAAGATTGACGTTGACGGGGCCCTGCAAGGAGTAATTGAATCTATTTTCAATAATCAGGACAGTTTTCTCAATGAAAAAAAGCCCTATCTCAAATTGGCCAGGATGATCTCCAACAATATCCGTAAAAGTAAAGAGGATGTTCAATATCACTATGATATCGGCAATGACTTTTATCAATTATGGCTGGATGAAACCATGACCTATTCCTGCGCTTATTTTCAATCTCCTCACGACAGTCTGGCCCAGGCTCAAAAGAACAAAGTTGATCATATCCTGCGCAAACTCAATTTACAGGCTGGCCAGACTTTGCTTGATATAGGCTGTGGCTGGGGGGAACTCATCCTTACCGCCGCCAGGACTTACGGGGTCAAGGCGATGGGGGTGACCCTCAGTAAAGAACAATATGCCCGGGTGCTGGAGAGAATTGAAGAAGAAAAAATGGGTGATCTGGTAGAGGTCCGGCTGATAGACTTCAGGGAATTAAAAGGCAGAACTTTTGACCGGATAGTCAGTATAGGGATGATCGAGCATGTGGGAAAAGTCAATCTCAGCGGCTATTTTACCGCGGTAAAAGCATTTTTGAATGAAGGGGGAGTATCCCTCTTGCACTGTATTACAGGTTATGATGGAGCAGGGACAAACAATTGGATCAATAAATATATTTTCCCGGGTGGGTATATCCCGGCAGTAGATGAACTCGTCGCGTTATTGGTTGCGAATAAATTCTATCTGGTCGATATGGAGAGCCTGCGGGAGCATTATACCAAGACCTTGGAACACTGGTCCCGGAATTTTGAACAGGCCTTGCCGGTCATCAGAGAAACAAAGGATGAAACCTTTATCCGGATGTGGCGTCTTTATTTGAACTCTTGTGCCGCTTCTTTTCATTGCGGTAATATTGATCTTCATCAATTTCTGTTTACCAAAGGGGTGAAGAATGATTTGCCTTTAACCCGGAGATATATGTACGAATAA
- a CDS encoding FeoB-associated Cys-rich membrane protein, whose amino-acid sequence MNTGDFGVIAVIAVILVLAVTKIVRDKKKGIKCPGCGECECSSHKSDK is encoded by the coding sequence ATGAACACAGGAGATTTTGGTGTGATTGCCGTAATCGCTGTAATCCTCGTGCTTGCCGTCACTAAAATTGTCAGGGATAAGAAGAAAGGGATAAAATGCCCTGGGTGCGGTGAATGCGAATGCTCCTCTCACAAGTCAGATAAATAA
- the feoB gene encoding ferrous iron transport protein B produces MRIALAGNPNSGKTTLFNAITGKIEHVGNWPGVTVEKKEGDIKQNLNPRNENLVVVDLPGAYSMSPFTSEEAITKDFVQNEKPDVIINIVDATNLSRSLFFTTQLLELGIPVVVALNKSDLTERKGTIINIPALSDALKCPVIQTIATKSDHNGLPELISAVIAVGKSDKKQIAPHIGNAAKASSKEEFEKADKKRYAFVNEIVAEVERRKVSSDKQTLQDKVDRIVANKWLGIPIFAIIIYLVFSISQSWVGPWFADTFVGWIDLLYEGVASLLGENVNPVLGTLLLDGIIGGVGAVIGFLPLIMVLFFCLALLEDCGYMARVAVIMDRFFRKVGLSGRSIIPMIVSTGCGIPGVMATRTIKNERQRRTTAMLTTFMPCGAKLPIIALFAGVFFGDNSWVGTSMYFLGIIVIILGALIIRQITGDFSRSYFIMELPEYRFPSLKRAALSMLMRAKAFIIKAGTIILVCNAAVQILQTFNWQFEVVAEDAAGTSILAGIATPLALVFIPLGFGLWQFAAAAVTGFIAKENVVGTLAVCFGITNFIDTEELTLVGSSADVSSVFGITAVAALSYLVFNLFTPPCFAAIGAMNSELESKKWLGGAVAFQLSMGYVLAFFVYQIGTLATTGALGQGFVGGLIAVAVIIGTVVYLMRKGSRNAQISVERQAVQL; encoded by the coding sequence ATGAGAATCGCTTTAGCAGGAAATCCCAATAGCGGAAAAACAACATTGTTTAACGCTATTACAGGGAAAATCGAGCATGTGGGAAACTGGCCCGGAGTTACCGTAGAGAAAAAGGAAGGTGATATCAAGCAAAACCTCAACCCAAGAAATGAAAATTTGGTTGTTGTGGATTTGCCGGGGGCTTACTCCATGTCGCCATTCACCAGTGAAGAGGCGATAACCAAGGATTTTGTTCAAAATGAAAAGCCGGACGTGATCATCAATATTGTGGATGCAACCAATTTGAGCAGAAGCTTGTTCTTTACCACGCAATTATTGGAGTTGGGGATACCGGTTGTTGTTGCCCTCAACAAAAGTGATCTGACGGAAAGAAAGGGTACGATCATCAATATCCCGGCATTGAGTGACGCCTTGAAATGCCCGGTTATTCAAACCATAGCGACAAAATCTGATCATAATGGTTTGCCCGAGCTGATCAGTGCGGTCATCGCCGTTGGCAAATCCGATAAGAAGCAAATTGCCCCTCATATCGGGAATGCGGCAAAAGCTTCCAGCAAAGAAGAATTCGAAAAAGCGGATAAAAAACGCTATGCTTTTGTTAACGAAATTGTTGCGGAAGTCGAGAGAAGAAAGGTAAGCTCGGACAAGCAAACCCTGCAGGATAAGGTTGACAGGATCGTTGCCAATAAATGGCTGGGGATTCCGATTTTTGCGATCATTATCTACCTGGTCTTTTCGATCTCCCAGTCCTGGGTTGGACCATGGTTTGCGGATACCTTTGTCGGGTGGATCGACTTGTTGTATGAGGGAGTAGCTTCACTTCTGGGTGAAAACGTAAACCCGGTTCTTGGCACCTTGCTGCTTGACGGGATTATCGGCGGTGTCGGTGCGGTCATCGGGTTCTTACCGCTGATTATGGTTCTGTTTTTCTGTCTGGCCCTGTTGGAAGACTGTGGTTATATGGCCAGGGTCGCTGTAATTATGGACAGGTTCTTTAGAAAGGTCGGATTATCCGGCAGATCCATTATCCCGATGATTGTCAGTACAGGTTGCGGCATACCCGGCGTAATGGCGACAAGAACGATCAAGAACGAAAGACAAAGACGTACTACTGCCATGTTGACGACATTTATGCCTTGCGGAGCTAAGCTCCCCATCATTGCACTTTTTGCCGGCGTTTTTTTCGGCGACAACAGTTGGGTTGGAACTTCAATGTATTTTCTCGGAATTATAGTGATTATTCTCGGTGCGCTGATTATCAGACAAATTACCGGCGATTTTTCCAGATCCTATTTTATCATGGAGCTTCCTGAATACAGGTTCCCAAGTTTGAAGAGAGCGGCCTTATCCATGTTAATGAGAGCCAAAGCGTTTATCATTAAAGCAGGTACCATTATCCTGGTGTGTAACGCGGCAGTCCAAATCTTGCAAACATTCAACTGGCAGTTTGAGGTTGTGGCAGAGGATGCGGCGGGGACAAGTATCCTGGCAGGCATTGCAACACCTCTGGCCCTAGTGTTTATCCCTCTCGGCTTTGGTTTGTGGCAGTTTGCGGCAGCGGCTGTAACGGGCTTTATCGCCAAAGAAAATGTAGTCGGAACCTTAGCCGTATGCTTTGGAATCACGAACTTTATCGACACAGAGGAATTGACCTTGGTCGGGAGCAGTGCCGATGTCAGTTCAGTATTCGGAATCACTGCCGTAGCCGCGCTCTCCTATCTGGTGTTTAATCTTTTTACACCACCGTGCTTTGCGGCGATCGGGGCCATGAACTCCGAACTGGAATCGAAAAAGTGGCTCGGGGGGGCTGTTGCTTTCCAACTAAGTATGGGCTATGTCCTGGCTTTCTTCGTCTATCAGATAGGGACCTTGGCAACGACCGGCGCGTTGGGGCAAGGGTTTGTCGGTGGACTGATTGCTGTGGCAGTAATCATAGGAACCGTTGTTTACCTGATGAGGAAAGGCAGTAGGAACGCCCAAATATCTGTTGAAAGGCAGGCGGTACAATTATGA
- a CDS encoding ABC transporter ATP-binding protein has protein sequence MKYLLARLLRDIGKCRYLLAFSILSAVISAVCVLLAPLVIGQAIDNMAAAHMVNFANVTRALILLALIYLSSNFFLWLLSFLSNRIAYYTVNRLRKALFDKLVVLPLGFYDQNPHGDTASRFINDVDIVSDGLLQGGMALLQGIATIVGAVLFMLYLNPGMTLVVVLSAPASFFAAHFITTKSQQLFREQAKHLGQLNGYAEEMIEGHKIVKAFSYESRALEQFEQINRRLYETGVKAQFISSLSNPSTRIVNNIAYAVIGVIGAVSAIYGHITVGDISSFLIYATIFAKPFNDMTNVLTQIQAATASAQRIFHILDLAPETPEQENAVELKKCSGYVRFQNVSFSYEPQQSLIEHFDLDIPPGSRVALVGQTGAGKTTIVNLLMRFYDVDKGAILIDGVDIRTLTRENLRGQFGMVLQETWLFNGSIRDNIAYAKPDASLEEIIQAAKDADADGFIRKLEKGYDTLITADGDSLSQGQKQLLTIARVMLANPPMLILDEATSNIDTYTEVRIQHAFARLTAGRTSFVIAHRLSTIKNADLILVMSKGHIVESGRHEQLLEKKGDYATLYYSQFAEDIA, from the coding sequence ATGAAATATCTCCTGGCCAGACTTCTTCGAGATATCGGAAAATGCCGCTATCTGCTGGCGTTCTCCATCCTCAGCGCTGTGATCAGTGCTGTCTGCGTCCTTTTGGCCCCTCTTGTCATCGGACAGGCCATTGACAATATGGCTGCGGCTCATATGGTGAATTTCGCCAATGTAACCCGTGCCCTTATTTTGCTGGCGCTTATCTATCTGAGCAGCAATTTCTTCCTCTGGCTGCTGAGCTTTTTGAGCAACCGCATTGCCTATTACACCGTGAACCGGCTTCGCAAAGCTTTGTTTGACAAGCTCGTCGTTTTACCGCTCGGATTTTATGACCAAAACCCGCACGGAGATACCGCCAGCCGGTTTATCAATGATGTGGACATCGTCTCTGATGGTCTGCTGCAGGGGGGTATGGCTTTACTCCAGGGAATTGCCACCATTGTCGGCGCGGTTTTGTTCATGCTGTATCTGAACCCCGGTATGACCCTGGTGGTTGTCCTCTCCGCACCGGCTTCCTTTTTTGCTGCCCACTTTATCACCACAAAATCTCAGCAGCTTTTTAGGGAGCAGGCCAAACACCTGGGTCAGCTTAACGGCTATGCAGAAGAAATGATCGAAGGACACAAAATTGTCAAAGCTTTTTCTTATGAGTCCCGCGCTCTGGAGCAGTTTGAACAAATCAACCGCCGCCTTTATGAAACGGGAGTCAAAGCCCAATTTATTTCCTCGCTCTCCAACCCGTCCACCCGCATTGTCAACAACATCGCTTACGCCGTGATCGGCGTGATTGGGGCTGTAAGTGCCATTTACGGGCATATTACAGTGGGCGACATTTCCAGTTTTCTGATCTATGCTACGATCTTTGCCAAACCTTTTAATGATATGACCAATGTGCTCACCCAAATACAAGCCGCGACGGCTTCCGCGCAACGCATATTTCATATCCTTGATCTTGCTCCGGAAACACCTGAACAGGAAAATGCCGTTGAACTGAAAAAATGCAGCGGTTATGTACGGTTTCAGAACGTTTCTTTTTCCTATGAGCCTCAGCAAAGCCTGATCGAGCACTTTGATCTGGATATCCCCCCAGGCAGCAGGGTAGCGCTTGTGGGACAGACAGGGGCGGGTAAAACAACCATCGTCAATCTTTTGATGCGCTTTTACGACGTAGACAAAGGAGCCATCCTGATTGACGGTGTTGACATCCGAACCTTAACCCGAGAAAACCTGCGCGGCCAGTTCGGTATGGTCCTGCAGGAAACATGGCTGTTTAACGGCAGCATCCGGGACAATATTGCTTACGCTAAACCGGATGCCTCCCTTGAGGAAATCATCCAAGCGGCCAAGGACGCGGATGCCGACGGGTTTATCCGCAAGCTTGAAAAAGGTTACGACACCTTGATTACTGCGGATGGCGACAGTCTTTCCCAGGGACAAAAACAGCTGCTGACAATTGCCCGTGTCATGCTGGCCAATCCTCCGATGCTGATTCTGGACGAAGCCACCAGCAATATCGATACGTATACGGAAGTGCGGATTCAACACGCCTTTGCAAGGCTGACCGCCGGACGGACCAGCTTTGTGATTGCCCACCGGCTTTCTACGATTAAAAATGCGGATTTGATTCTGGTCATGAGTAAGGGGCATATTGTAGAAAGCGGCAGGCACGAACAGCTTCTGGAAAAAAAAGGTGATTACGCCACTTTGTATTACAGCCAGTTTGCCGAAGATATTGCCTGA
- a CDS encoding ABC transporter permease, with protein sequence MIKIARVAEKHRSQISEVKIVNKLQYISLPLLILVVWKVLSDLQVINPVALPSPEKVAESFYTMILNGQLAKHVGISILRVLEGYSLAVVLGIVLGVAIGLSRSLNRITDFTIQLLRPIPPIAWIPLAIIWFGVEEESKIFLIFLGGFFPILLNVTDGIRQTEQKLVEVSKVLEASLWRFIFRLVIPGALPSIMTGLRIGIGSAWLCVVAAELIAADRGIGYMIMDARQLLQTDLVIVGMITIGLIGKIMDTLLKQLEFVLIRWKVNYQGD encoded by the coding sequence GTGATCAAAATAGCACGGGTTGCCGAAAAGCACAGATCTCAAATCAGTGAAGTAAAGATCGTCAATAAACTGCAATATATATCTCTTCCGCTTCTTATCCTAGTGGTTTGGAAAGTGTTGTCTGATCTGCAGGTGATCAATCCGGTGGCGCTGCCTTCCCCGGAAAAGGTTGCCGAATCCTTTTATACAATGATTCTCAACGGGCAGCTGGCCAAACATGTGGGGATCAGCATCCTGCGGGTCCTCGAAGGATATTCGCTTGCCGTTGTACTGGGTATTGTGCTCGGAGTGGCAATCGGGCTTTCAAGATCGTTAAACCGGATAACAGACTTTACAATCCAGCTTTTAAGGCCGATTCCGCCAATTGCCTGGATCCCTTTGGCGATTATTTGGTTTGGAGTGGAAGAAGAGTCAAAAATATTTCTGATTTTTTTAGGCGGATTCTTCCCGATTCTTTTAAACGTCACAGACGGCATCCGGCAGACAGAACAAAAACTGGTGGAAGTGTCCAAAGTATTGGAAGCTTCATTGTGGAGATTCATTTTCAGGCTTGTCATTCCGGGAGCATTACCCTCGATCATGACAGGACTGAGGATCGGAATAGGTTCCGCCTGGCTGTGTGTTGTAGCGGCTGAACTGATCGCGGCGGACAGGGGAATCGGTTACATGATCATGGATGCCAGGCAGCTTTTACAGACCGATCTGGTTATTGTCGGAATGATCACCATAGGCTTGATCGGCAAAATCATGGACACGCTGCTGAAACAGCTGGAATTTGTGTTGATCAGATGGAAAGTAAACTATCAGGGTGATTAA
- a CDS encoding Na-translocating system protein MpsC family protein, producing the protein MKHPGQMVSAEQLIERQIARLIKENIGKGPVSTEVKITEDLVVCCFEGYLTKAEELIIGSGYSEKIIEYRSRYVTQCISEIETILKEILNRKIKSFFPSWIPEKNLACWTIFLD; encoded by the coding sequence ATGAAACATCCCGGTCAGATGGTTTCCGCGGAGCAGTTAATTGAACGGCAGATAGCAAGACTGATTAAAGAGAATATTGGTAAAGGACCGGTGTCCACAGAGGTTAAAATTACCGAAGATCTTGTTGTCTGCTGTTTTGAAGGGTACCTGACCAAAGCCGAAGAATTGATCATCGGCTCGGGTTATTCCGAGAAGATCATTGAATATCGAAGCAGATATGTCACCCAGTGCATCTCGGAGATAGAAACGATTTTAAAGGAGATCTTAAACAGAAAAATCAAAAGCTTTTTTCCCAGCTGGATACCGGAAAAAAATCTGGCTTGCTGGACAATCTTTTTGGATTAG
- a CDS encoding ABC transporter ATP-binding protein, with protein sequence MSVLPEKSEYLTIEDLNKSFMVNQNTVPVLEKINLQIKQGEFVSIVGSSGCGKSTLLRVLAGLETEYEGSVVLKNEKILQPGLERGIVFQEHRLFPWLTVKNNIAYALKNISKEEKEQIIEEHIKMTGLKGFEDAYPGQLSGGMAQRTSLARALVNRPEVLLLDEPFGALDAFTKIQMQHEIMRIREKEKATMILVTHDIDEAIFLGDRVVVMSSRPGTVRKIFPVGLGRNRDRSNPDFINIRRAIYQEFFEQKEQLLDYVI encoded by the coding sequence ATGTCCGTCCTTCCGGAAAAAAGTGAATATTTGACCATTGAGGATTTAAATAAAAGTTTTATGGTCAATCAGAATACAGTACCGGTATTGGAAAAGATCAATCTACAAATAAAGCAGGGTGAATTTGTAAGTATTGTGGGAAGCAGCGGTTGCGGCAAAAGCACTCTGTTAAGGGTCTTGGCCGGTCTGGAAACAGAATATGAGGGAAGTGTCGTCCTGAAAAACGAGAAGATTTTACAACCGGGACTTGAGCGGGGAATTGTTTTCCAGGAACACCGGCTGTTCCCCTGGCTGACGGTGAAGAATAATATCGCTTATGCCCTGAAAAACATTTCCAAGGAAGAGAAAGAACAGATTATAGAAGAACATATAAAAATGACGGGACTGAAGGGTTTTGAAGATGCCTACCCCGGGCAGCTGTCGGGGGGAATGGCCCAGCGGACAAGTTTGGCGAGAGCACTGGTCAACAGACCGGAGGTGTTGCTTCTGGACGAACCCTTTGGGGCCTTAGACGCCTTCACCAAAATACAGATGCAGCATGAAATCATGCGGATACGTGAAAAAGAGAAAGCGACCATGATTCTGGTGACGCACGATATTGATGAAGCGATTTTCCTGGGGGACAGGGTGGTCGTGATGTCTTCAAGACCCGGTACCGTTAGAAAAATATTCCCCGTGGGGCTGGGCCGCAACAGGGACCGGAGCAATCCCGACTTTATCAATATCCGCCGGGCGATCTATCAAGAATTCTTTGAACAGAAAGAGCAGCTATTGGATTATGTGATATAA